The genomic DNA CGATTGTAGCCTTTATTTCCATGTCTTTCTTCTACCTTCAGTATACGTGCTCACATTTGAGTAATATCCATCGAATCGTGGATGCCAATCACCTGAAACCCCAGATTGTCAACCCCCCTCTTCCCCTGGTTATTGTGATTTTCTCTGTTGTGGTTTCTCTGGTCTATGTCTGCCTCGAAGCACTGGATGCAGTGCGGCGTGGTGACCTGAATGCTTTTagaaaagtttgagaaatcCACACGGTACTTTCCTGTGTTAGTGCGAGAGATGATTGGCAAGAAACTGTAACCCCACTGAATCTCTTGTGGGATGTAAGAGGTTCGAACCTGGCAGGCAGAGCTGGTCGACTCAGCCGTCCCATCAAGAAAGACCACCAACTCAAAGTCCTGCAGGGGGAGAGAGTCAGCGGACAGCTCGTAGAACGGGCTTGATTTGTTTATCACGTGGTAAAGAGTGAGAGGACAAACGAAGAACAAGTTGTCCTTTCCAGCATCGACCATAAACTCAATGTCCACCTGGTCCAGGATGTTGGTCTCTCCATCTGGAGTTGTTATTGTCCTTAGCAGCTTGCCGTAAATCTGGCTGCCGATGAGTAATGTCTTTCTGAGGTTAGCGACTCTGATTAGTAGACACAGACTTCCTTTCTTTAGGCAGATGACAGCTGTGTCGCTGAATGTGACGGTCTTTCCCCTTCTTTTAGGTAAGGAGATCTTTGCTAAGATGACGCCGCACATGAAACAGTTGATAAAGACGCCGATTAGAGACTGGATCATGATTAGAGCCACAGTGCCGGCACAGTGCCCAGTCAGTGCCCTGCCGCCATACCCAATGGTGGTCTGGGTCTCCAAAGAGTAAAGGAAGGCTGTTGTGAGTCCATGAACATTTTCTATACACTTAACATGTCCATCTGTGCTGTTCTGTCCGATTAGATCACCATTGCTCTTAGCGATCCAGTACCACAGCAGACTGAAAATGAACCAGCTACCTGTGAACGCAGCCACAAAAAGAAGGAGGACAAAGCGCCAGCGGATCTCTACGAATGTGGTCCAAAAGTCAACCAGGTAAGCATAGTGGTTGCTGTATTCAGTGCTGCCGAACTCAATGTTGCAGCGCCCATCTTTGGTGACCAGGCGGTTTTTGCGGCTTCGGAGTCCAGCTGGCTGGATGTGACCCTGGAGCAGCTGGAACATCCTAGAGATGGAGAGAATGAACACAAGGTTAACAGAAAGCTAAATCCATGTGTTTCAGTCTTATTGTACTGTAacatgttgtattgtattgcctCACATTGATTGTTGCTTTATCTGAGTGTGTCTCTTTAGCAAAAAAGACCCACTGCTTATGTCAGAGGGTCTCAAATGTGTTCCTGGGGAAAATGCagcatacagtactgtgcagaactttaaggcatgtttgggccaaaaattaagGCAGAAGAAAGGCATGGATGTGGTGAGTGACCTGCTTGAGGGTACCATTGGGAAGGAAGGAGGATTCATACAACTctggtcgtgctctggatgtccttgcatattaccaggggcatgggaaaacaatctgttgaaaaaatgaagTCCCCAAAGTTCAGGTTGAGAActgggtggatgtggcaagtaagcacagCTTTTAGGGTACCATCTGGGCGTGTAGTAGGGTTGTTACAAGCCCATGGTCAttctgtggatgtcccaaggccCTGAAAACCACCAGCAGTCTACTGGTGTACAAATAAGGGTGTAAAGGCCTGGActaaaagaaatgctgttaagcttgaTGTCGACTGCTGAGCTACATACCTGTGTCAACACATTTAAAGCTTGAGTCTGCCTCCCTCTCCTGCCCTGTGAtaaatccttagcaccctaaacatctaaaacttatgcacatgactgtgcATTCATACATTTTAGTTGACTTAGTTTTTCTGTGATAATGGTTAaactttgattgttttcttgatattttaACCACTTCTCTCATTTTCTTAAGATGACAAAGCAGCTTTTCCCAAGAAAAAAGGTTGTTCCTCAAGAAATGACTATTACTGTGGTATCTTTAGacaatggagtaaaataaaatgaatccaatcctttttgacaaaacatttttttaaatctgtttatttcatctctttcttcagttattttcagaaatgtaaACTGAACAATTATGTTTAGCTCTCATATTGCAGTGTtgcttaatttatttaaaatttgtgttctttttttctcagtgtgaTTGGCTCTCCATTAATATACCgaaataaatttcatttttttttaattccgtGTGGTCCAAACTGAGTAGGTTTAAGTGGTTGAAATTTGTACAAATTTGGGTTGTGTTTTCTAACAGTAATTGTAAAGCACCAAtgcataaccaaagttatctcaagacacttacaaagagggcaggtctgtAATGTGCTCTTCAAAGTATTATTCTATTAAATTCCTCTATGGGGGTGGTAGGGGGtcttcagttaaaaaaacaccatGCTGATATTTTAGAATCTATGAGTGATGGCATGAATGAAAACTATTATTAACTATTAAAACTACTATTTTAGAGTAAACTTCTAAAAGTCTGTGTCCTTAACAGAACATGTTTCCTCTTAAAGGTTGAGTcgggtatttttttttccaaataaaagacaaatccAGTGAAAAGAGCAGCATTGTCTCTGCACCAGATGCCAGGGAAATTTCATTCAGCTGTTCCATGGAGCTCCTTTTTGTCccaaaactgttaaaaacacatcagttaGCAGCACAGTTTCTCTGGGTGACACATTCCTTCACCATTGTTTGTCTCACATACACCTGCTGCTGTACCAACCAGAGCACCAAATGTGTACTAGTCGGCCACTGAAAGTAGTCCCCATCAATTTTTCCCTCCTTACAGTATTTCTTTACGAAAAGTTACAATACGCTTGTTTTTAATGACACCACTACTTAGTGTTGAATAGGTTAAAGATGTTTCAAATTAATGATTACTACATAACCCAATACAACGTGTTACTTcagtatttaataaaaatacagttGGCTGCATTAGCTTCTTTTCTCATCagtttataaaaaaacagatggataGCAAAAAACATCTGTAGTAGTCCTGTCAATTGACATAGTTAATCAGAATTATCCCTTTAAACACTGGTAAATTGAGAAGAATTATGTTACTGGTAGATTTGATAATGATAGTAATGAAAGATCTGAAGTGATGTGCATCTGAATGGCACGGGGACATTTTACAAAACTCTGAAGCAGCTGCATTTATATTAAACAGAAAAGATGACATGTGGGTATGTAGGCAGAGGCAGACTGAGAGCAGATTGTCTTCTTATTTTTAAATCCCAGATTGTGTTGATCTTTGGGATggataaaagaataaaaattaaaggtacagtatgtaATATTTAGTTGCATTTAGTGCagcaaatggtaaaaatggaatATAATACATATAAGCATGTTAAAATTAGCgtttaatcacctgaatataGAAAAAGTTGTATTTCTGTTAACTTAAGATatgccttttattcatacataagAAGGGTCCCCCTCCACAGACTCAGCCTTTTGCACTGCCAGTTTGTACAATACCACAGAAAGGACCATTTAACAgtacgtgttttttttttttaaattccaccgGTTACCACGGTTACCACTAGACATGAGCACTGCAatcacactgtacctttaagagcaaagggatttttttgacatgttgccatcaaatttaCAAAGCCTCTATTAGCGATCTATTATCAgtctaatttttttaatcaaaattttctTTCTTCTGATAAATTAATGCCCAAAAGTGTATCCCTACGCCATTTTGGTGGGTCGTGgatgtgtgtctggaaaaaataaGAGTGAAATAATTCTATGATTGCTTTAATTTGAAGGACACGTCTCATTCCCTTTGTTTTATTACATCTCTCTAATCCAAACTGcaccatttttcattaaaacctGTTATGATAGCAAAATGTAAGAACTATGGGTCCTGATTTGCTGACGTCCTGAccctggaccagttgagaaccacggCAATAGACATTAAAATGCTGCAAATGCACCTTTAAAATGAGCTTGTTTCATATAATATGGGGCTTAACTTCCACTCAAAAAAGTAGTATCATCCAACAGTATGGCTTTTCAAGTTTAAGGTAGTTCATATTTTCTTGGGGGGGAGGGGGGATAATCTTTAAGGGGGCAGAAGATGCAAAGCAGAAGAATTAAAGTTATATTCTGCAATATAGTAAAGTTTGATGTAGCTGCTTTATACTGATGTACATTCCAAACTACATCTGTAAACAGGAGATATATTTTCTTTCAGTGACtgccatgaaaaaatattaacattGGAAAATAACGTGTCGATATCCAACAacaatttcttttaaatatcttttttttaaattgttttttccCTATCAATGGACACATGGCATCCACAAATAATCAGTAGCAGTAGTATGAATTAAATTATTACCTTAAATGATGGGTAACAGTGGCATCAGTAAGAAATGCTTTAGCATCCATGTGGCTTTTCTCATGTGGAGTTACATTCAGATTGCTGGTGCTGTGCTTCATATACGTAGATATAGGTATAGATATATCCCTTATTTCTGTCTTACAGTATTTCCAACTGACTTGTTtccaagaaaataaatgttgaagtGAAAAGAAAGCAGCCTAACTTCAATATCAGCCCTTAAATATATAATGATTTCACTAGCATCACATAGAGATTATAATGTAGCACATGGTGAAGGAATGAATcttattttttctcatacaGTATAACAGTAAAAAGTATTCCTGTAAAATAgaaacttaaaacttaaaaaagccATTTATAGGTACAAATAATGTCCAAGAGTTTCATTAGAGTGTAAGTTAATTTACCTTTTGTACTGTTAGTACAGTGCAGATTGCACCACGTGGTCCACTTTGAGTTCTTACATAACAGCCACTGATTAGACTCGGATTTAAGAAACCTTTGTGTTATGCTCTGAATATGAAAGACATACTTTTGGGACAAAAAAAAGATCTCACACTAAGAATAATCCCTTCAAGAAtttattttatgtctttgttAAAAAGCGTCTTTCAGCTGTTAGAAGTCTGATCCCAAATACAGTGCAGTAATTTACAAATACTTGGAGTTTCCCCTCTTTgtcctgcattttttttcattatttaaacagAAAGAATGTAATCTGATTGTGTTGTCTTTTCCAGTTATTTAGTCTTAATCCAGTTTGAATGAAGCACAGTTATTGGGTTTCTTGACACAATTGGAAAACTagacaaagcaacaaaaaattaGAACGTGTAACTTTTCTTTATGCagcaataaaatgaaaaactgtattttacagTAACAAACCCCATCCACACTTTTTACAGGCTCCTAAACTCCAGACATATTCAAAGAAGAAACCAAATTCAAAGCACCTAAAATTGATAATAAATCATTATCCTCCTAGAGTAGAAATAAAGTTTGGACCTACCTGCTCTGTGAGACCATGGGCCCGGAGTGCTCACTGGATCTTCTCTGAAACTTCAGACTCCTTTCTTTCCACAAGTGGCCATGGAGACGTTGGAAAGATTTTAATCCACAGTGAAATTTCCTAATCCCAGCCACATGCCACCATGTACACTGGCCGCATACACAGCGGAGCCGGCCGCAGAGCTCCCAGTGGGCGTCAGTTCTCTTTGATTGGCAGGGTGACTCCCTCCATCACTCCACTAACAAGTGCAATAACAAACCTTTACAGCACTGGATTTATGATTAGTGCAGATCTTAGGAGTGTAAATTCTGCTGAGTATGAGGAAGGGAATGTCCTGGAAAGTTCCCTTTTGTTTTGCAGGAGGTGCATC from Cheilinus undulatus linkage group 12, ASM1832078v1, whole genome shotgun sequence includes the following:
- the LOC121518529 gene encoding ATP-sensitive inward rectifier potassium channel 1-like — translated: MQGHPEHDQSCMNPPSFPMLSVNLVFILSISRMFQLLQGHIQPAGLRSRKNRLVTKDGRCNIEFGSTEYSNHYAYLVDFWTTFVEIRWRFVLLLFVAAFTGSWFIFSLLWYWIAKSNGDLIGQNSTDGHVKCIENVHGLTTAFLYSLETQTTIGYGGRALTGHCAGTVALIMIQSLIGVFINCFMCGVILAKISLPKRRGKTVTFSDTAVICLKKGSLCLLIRVANLRKTLLIGSQIYGKLLRTITTPDGETNILDQVDIEFMVDAGKDNLFFVCPLTLYHVINKSSPFYELSADSLPLQDFELVVFLDGTAESTSSACQVRTSYIPQEIQWGYSFLPIISRTNTGKYRVDFSNFSKSIQVTTPHCIQCFEADIDQRNHNRENHNNQGKRGVDNLGFQVIGIHDSMDITQM